The segment GGCGCATCCCTGGATCCTCGAGCCCGAGGATTGATTCCGCCTGCTGCTCGCATCCCCTCGCTGCAGCGCCGGGCACCGCCCAAGGCCGCGGGCTGCGCGGCAGATGCACGGGACCCGGAGCCGCCCTCCCCTTCCGTGGTATGGTCGCACGCGGTGAGGCCTTCTCTTGTTTCCGTCGTACGGCACCCTCGCAGCTGATCTGCCCCCGGAGCGCACGCGGTTCGTGGGCAGGGGCCACGAGCTCGAGCTGCTGCAGCGCCACTTCACCCACGGCGAACGAATCGTCACCCTCCTCGGACCGCCGGGGGTGGGAAAACACGGCTCGGCGTGCCCCACGGTGGCGAGGCCCCCGCAGAGCAGCTCGGCAACGCGCTCGCCGCACGAGACGAGCTTCTCATCGTGCTCGACAACTGCGAGCACCTCGATCCCGGCGCCCGCGCCCTGCTCGACCGCGCGCATCGATCAGCGCCTCGCCCTGCTCCGCGTGGCGCCCGGGCACGCCGCCCGCAAGGTGCTGCTCACTGCCGACGAGGCAGACCCGCCGCGCTTCGGCCGCCTCGAGAGCATCCGCGCCTACGCGGTCACCGCCCTCGGCCGCCTGGCGCCGCGGCGTCGTCCGCCTGGGCGAGGCAGGCGGCGAGCTCGCGCGCACCGAGGTGGTGCAGCAGCTCGCCATCGAGCGCGCCCGCGCGGTGCAGCACGAGCTGGGTCGGATCCAGGGAGAGGCGCTGGCCACCGGCAACCTCGCCGTGGTGGCGCTCGAGCGGGGACAGCTGCGCAGCGCGCGGCACCTCATCGAGCTGCTCCAGCGCCTGCCAGCTCGAGCTCTTCACCGAGACGGAGCCCAACGACACCACGGCGACGGCCAACACCTTGAGCCCCTACCGCTACGCGACCGGCAGCGCGCCGGCAGGTGATCTCGACGTCTTCTCCTTCGAGGTGACGGCGGCGACGAGCTACACGCTCGCCACCGCGGTCGACGTCAACCGCAACCCCTGCCACACACTCCTGCATGGGCGGAACACCTACCTGCGCGTCTACGACGCCAACGGCGGGCTCGTCGACGAAAACGACAACGCCTCGCCGAACAACGGCTGCGCTGCGCTCACCTTCGTGGCAGCCAGCTCCGGGACCCACTACGTGGAGGTGAGCGGCGCTGCAGGGAGTGCCGTGAACATCTGGTACCTCTGGATCGACTGATCCTGGCCTGCGCCAGGGTGACGCCGCCCCCTTCGAGCAGGGGGCGGCGTCGTTTTGCGTCGTCTCAGAGCGTGTGAAGAAATCGGTCCGGCAAGCGCCGGCCCGCTTTCTTCGCTCGCGCTTCGCGCGAGAAACGCTCCTTTTTGCGATCACTTCGCCTTCGGCTTCGCTGGAGCGTTTGTTTCACAAACTCTCAGCCGAGGTGGCGGGTGATCAGCGCCCGGGCACCAGCCGGATCGGCCTTGCACTCGAGCAGGGCGCCGAGGACGAGGGGCGCCACGATCGTCGCGTCCGACTCGATCACGAACATCGGCGTCTGCTCGGTGAGCTTGTCCCAGGTGATCTTCTCGTTGGGCGTGGCGCCGGAGTAGGAGCCGTAGGAGGTGGTCGAGTCGCTGATCTGGCAGAAGTAGGCCCAGGGCTTCACCGGCTGCCCGAGGTCGTATTTGATCGACGGGACCACGCAGATCGGGAAGTCGCCGGCGATGCCGCCGCCGATCTGGAAGAAGCCGACGCCTGCGCCTTCCGAGAGCGCCTGGTAGCGGTCGTAGAAGTCGGCCATGTACTCGACGCCGGACTTCGCGATGCTCGCGCTGCACTCGCCCGACTTCACGTAGGAGGCGAAGATGTTGCCGAAGGTCGAGTCCTCGTAGCCGGGGACCACCAGCGGCAGGCGGGCCTTCGCAGCGGCGAGCAGCCAGCAGCTCTCGGGATCCCCCTCGTACGCGGCGGGATCGATCGCCTGGATCACGTCGTAGAAGTACTCGTGCCAGAACCTGCGCTCACCGCTCTCGCTGGCCCGCTTCCACATCGGGACGATGATCTTCTCCACCGCGCGGAAGGCCTCGTCCTCCGGGATGCTGGTGTCGGTGACCCGGCGCATCCGGTCTGCGAGGATCTTCGTGTCGTCCTGCTTGGTGAAGTAGCGGTAGTCGGGGAAGTCCTTGTAGCCGTGGTGGGCGACGAGGCGGAAGAGCGACTCCTCGAGGTTCGCGCCGGTGACCGAGAGGCCGTGGACCAGGCCGGCGCGGATCGCGGGCGCGAGGGTGATGCCGAGCTGCGCCGACGACATGGCGCCGGCCACGGCCCAGTACATCCGGCCGCCCCCCTCGACGTGTTTCCAGTAGGCGAGGATCGCGTCGCGGGTCGAGCGGGCGTTGAAGTTCTTGTAGTTGCCGAGAACGAAATCGAGGATTGGGAGATCGGTGGGGGTCACGGGCAGCCTCCTGCAACGACTGGGTGGTCGATGCCCGGATGGCGCCGTGTCGATCGGATGCCACCCGGGGACGCCCTACGGTCACGACGTCGGTGTCGCGCCGCCATCGGAGCGTCGAGTGGCAGGCCGGCGTGTAGCACGGCGGGGCCTGGGCGCGCCACCGCAGCGGCGGCGGCGCGCGGGTCCGGCCCTCGTCTGGTGCGGAGCCCGCCGCTACGGGGCCGGCGCTGGCTCGCTCGCGCTGGGCAGAACCTGGCGCAGCTCGTCGATCGTCACCGAGAGGAGAATCGCATCGCCGACGGAGCGAATGAGCCGCGTGGGGATCTCGATCGTTCCGGGGCCACGGAACATGCTCCGCTCCGCGCCGAGGCGCTCGGCCGCATCCTTGCGCAGCTTCACCTCGCACGACTGCACCTGCCAGGTGTCGCTGTCGAAGTAGAAAACGGAGAGCTCTCCGATCGCCATCCCGTCGGCTGCGATCACGCTCCGTCCGTGCAGATCGTCGTCTGAAAGCCTCATCTCGAACCTCCTCGCTACAACGTAGTGCC is part of the Vulgatibacter sp. genome and harbors:
- a CDS encoding PPC domain-containing protein, with protein sequence MSPYRYATGSAPAGDLDVFSFEVTAATSYTLATAVDVNRNPCHTLLHGRNTYLRVYDANGGLVDENDNASPNNGCAALTFVAASSGTHYVEVSGAAGSAVNIWYLWID
- a CDS encoding PRC-barrel domain-containing protein; this encodes MRLSDDDLHGRSVIAADGMAIGELSVFYFDSDTWQVQSCEVKLRKDAAERLGAERSMFRGPGTIEIPTRLIRSVGDAILLSVTIDELRQVLPSASEPAPAP
- a CDS encoding deoxyhypusine synthase family protein; its protein translation is MTPTDLPILDFVLGNYKNFNARSTRDAILAYWKHVEGGGRMYWAVAGAMSSAQLGITLAPAIRAGLVHGLSVTGANLEESLFRLVAHHGYKDFPDYRYFTKQDDTKILADRMRRVTDTSIPEDEAFRAVEKIIVPMWKRASESGERRFWHEYFYDVIQAIDPAAYEGDPESCWLLAAAKARLPLVVPGYEDSTFGNIFASYVKSGECSASIAKSGVEYMADFYDRYQALSEGAGVGFFQIGGGIAGDFPICVVPSIKYDLGQPVKPWAYFCQISDSTTSYGSYSGATPNEKITWDKLTEQTPMFVIESDATIVAPLVLGALLECKADPAGARALITRHLG